The DNA window GACTCGCCCTCTTCGTCGGACGCCTCGCCACTCGAATCAGCATCGGTCGCAGCGTCGCCGGTGTCCGGCTGCTGCTCGCCCGCGTCGGGCGCCTCTGCTTCTTGTGCTTCTTGGTCGTCCGTTTGATCGTCCGTCTCCACTTCTTCTGAGGACTCGGCCTCCGCCGTGGATGCCTCGGCAGCTGCCTCCTCGGAGGATTCGTCGGGACTTGTGTCGGGGTCTTGCGTAGTTGTGTCGTCAGCCATAAAAGTCGGAAAAGGAAATAGACATTGGGTTTAGACTACTACGACCGTCATTTGCGCAGCGAAACCGCACGCTGGGCAGGAGAGCGCGGGGGAGTGGGAAGAGAGGGCGAGAGGGCAATGCAAGGAGTGCCCACACGCTCCCGTGCTCCCACGCCCTCATACTCAGGCGCGGTCAACCCACTGACGCATCGGGCCGTATGATTGATTTTGTGCAGTTTCGAATTGCGAGTGGCGAAGTGTCGAACTGAACCCATTCGACACTCGAAAATCGCAATTCGCCACTGTCTAACGTTTGCTGTACTGGCTCTTCTTCCGGGCACCGGGCTGGCCGTACTTCTTGCGCTCGACCATCCGGTCGTCGCGGGTCAGATAGCCGGCATCGCGGAGCGGGCCGCGCAGCTCCTCGTCGTACTCCACGAGGGCCCGGGCAATGCCGAGCCGAATGGCCTCGGCCTGGCCGGTCAGTCCGCCCCCGGACGCATTGACCTTCACGTTGAACTGACCAATCGTATCAGTCACGTCGAACGGCTGGTCGAGCGTGCGGCGGCGCCAGGGATTCGGGAAGTACTCGTCCGCGTCGTCCCCATTGATCTCAAAGCTGGATCCATCGCCGGGGCGCAGATAGACCCGCGCCGTCGCGGTCTTTCGACGGCCGATGGCCTGGAATTGCGTCATCGTTGGCATGGCAAGGTCGTGCAGTCGTCAAAAAGAATCTCGTCAGCAAGGTGCTATGCTTCCTCAAGGGGAGCAGGCTGCTGGGCCTCATGTGGA is part of the Salinibacter sp. 10B genome and encodes:
- the rpsI gene encoding 30S ribosomal protein S9, translated to MTQFQAIGRRKTATARVYLRPGDGSSFEINGDDADEYFPNPWRRRTLDQPFDVTDTIGQFNVKVNASGGGLTGQAEAIRLGIARALVEYDEELRGPLRDAGYLTRDDRMVERKKYGQPGARKKSQYSKR